From the genome of Spirulina subsalsa PCC 9445:
TTGAGGAGAGGTAACTGTTTCTTTAACTCCATACCGGAAACACCTTTCCCGGTTGCCTTGTAGGTTTCGTTGGTCAGAGCAAGGCAATAATTCCAAAGCCAGCGAACAGAGCCGAAAGCTTTTGTCAGCTTCAGCTTTTGTTCGCTAGTTGGATAGAGCCTAACTTTAACAACTTGTCTCATGAGCCTGATTAGAGTCAACGAGTTTGATTGTAAAGTAAAATGGATCAAATAACAACTTTTTTTTTATTTACAAGCCCCATTTTTTTATTTACAAGCCCCATCCCGCAAGTGGAGTGGGGCAGTTAACCTAAAACTTCCACAACTTCGCCAACGGCAGGGTGGGGTAGTTCACTTGGCTATTTATAAGTAAAAATTATGAATTACATAATTAATAAATATGTTAAGGAACTTTACAAATTGTAACAAAGCAGGCAAGATATAAACATATTATCCACCTAATCGCAATTATTCAAACCATGACAACGACCATTCAACAGCGCGAGAGCGCCAACGTTTGGGAGCGGTTCTGTCAGTGGGTCACTAGCACCAATAACCGTCTTTATATCGGTTGGTTCGGTGTTCTCATGATCCCTACCCTCTTAACCGCCACCACCTGCTTCATCATCGCCTTCATCGCTGCTCCCCCCGTGGACATCGATGGGATTCGTGAACCCGTTGCAGGTTCTTTACTCTACGGCAATAACATCATCTCTGGTGCTGTTGTGCCTTCCTCCAACGCCATTGGTTTACACTTCTACCCCATCTGGGAAGCCGCTTCCCTTGATGAGTGGCTGTACAATGGTGGCCCCTACCAGTTAGTGATCTTCCATTTCCTGATCGGTGTGTTCTGCTACCTCGGTCGTCAGTGGGAACTCAGCTACCGCTTAGGGATGCGCCCTTGGATCTGCGTGGCTTACTCTGCCCCCGTATCCGCCGCCACTGCTGTATTCCTGATCTACCCCATGGGTCAAGGTTCTTTCTCCGATGGGATGCCTTTAGGAATCAGTGGGACTTTCAACTTCATGTTAGTGTTCCAAGCTGAACACAATATCCTGATGCACCCCTTCCATATGTTGGGTGTTGCCGGGGTGTTCGGCGGTGCGTTATTCAGCGCTATGCACGGTTCTCTGGTGACTTCTTCCTTAGTGCGTGAAACCACCGAAACCGAATCTCAGAACTACGGTTACAAATTCGGTCAAGAAGAAGAAACCTACAACATCGTAGCGGCTCACGGCTACTTCGGTCGCTTAATCTTCCAATACGCTTCTTTCAACAACTCCCGCGCCCTGCACTTCTTCTTAGCAGCTTGGCCGGTGGTTGGGATCTGGTTCACCGCTTTGGGTGTAAGCACCATGGCGTTCAACCTGAACGGTTTCAACTTCAACCAATCCATCTTAGACAGCCAAGGTCGCGTCATCAACACTTGGGCTGACATCCTGAACCGCGCTAACTTAGGGTTTGAAGTAATGCACGAGCGCAACGCTCACAACTTCCCCTTAGACTTAGCAAGTGGTGAAGCGGCTCCTGTAGCTTTAACGGCTCCCCAAATCAACGGGTAGGTTCACTGGCCTAACAGGTCTAAGCTAATCAAAAATTGAGAATTGGGTCTAAACGCCTCCCAAGTTGGGGGGCGTTTTTCCGTGTGGAACAAATCACGGAATGCAGGTGGTGGAGCATTCAACAGTACAAAGTTAACAAAAATGTTGCGGAATTCCCCTTCCTAGCTTGCAGGGAGGGGAGGGATAGCAACCCAGTAATAAACTGAGCGACAGCGAATCCTTAGATAAAATTCTTACGGGAAAATAGCGGGAGCATGAAAGCCTCCATCTTTTAAGTGGGGGATGAAATGCGACACGAGCGGTTTTAATCGCCGTGATGTTAATTTCTTTCTGACAGTGAACTACCCCGCCCACAAGGGGACGGGGCTTCCCAACTCAACAGCAACCGCCTCTACGGATGACTTACGCCCCCGCTTTGGTCTTACATTGCCTCCTTGGGCAGTATCGCTGGTTCCCAACGATAATATTCGTAAGCCTTCATCTCGAATATTGATAGCTGCATTTACGTCTCTGTCATGTTGGGTTTTGCAATTGGGGCATTCCCAACTACGAACATCAAGAGGCAGACTATCAATCTGATTGAGGCATACATGACAAGTCTTACTGGACGGGAAAAACCGACCAATTTCTAGATAGGTTTTCCCGTCTTTTTCAGCCTTGTACTTTAACTGTCTGGTGAATTCTGACCATCCACAATCTGAAATCGCTTTGGCTAGATTGTGGTTTTCACCATGTTTTTGACTGACAGGTCTTCCACAACGATGACTTGATTTTCGTTCACCAATTTGCGGGAGAGTTTGTGCTGGAAGTCTTTGCGAGTGTTAGCAATCCGCTCATGCACTCGCGCTACAATACGTCTTGCTTTAGCCCGACGCTTTGAACCCTTCTGTTTACGAGATAACTTTTGCTGCTGCGTTTCAGGGTTTTTCTCTCTCTTCTTGAGCGGTTTGGGATTATCAAATTTAGAACCATCAGACGTAATGGCAAAATGGGCTAACCCTAGGTCAATCCCAACCGCTTTACCTTGGCTGCTTATTTCAGGTTTAGGTAGTCCATCGTCAAAAAGCAAAGAGGCGGAGTATTTGCCCGTCCTACTCATGCTGACGGTAACGGTCTTCAGCTTACCATCGAAAACACGATGAAATTTTGCTTTGACATCACCGATTTTAGGCAATTTAATCGCTTTATCCAACAACTTGACGTGCTGCGGATACTGAATTGACTGCTTACCATGCTTGCTCTTGAAGTTGGGATATTGAGCTCTTCCCTCAAAGAAGCTGATAAACGCCCGAGAAAGATTCAGGGATACAGACTGGAGAACTTGGGAATAACATTGGGCCAACCAAGGAAACTCCTTTTTGAGTGCTGGTAAGCGGTCGTTATACCCCTGTCTTGACAGTCCCTTCCCGGTTGCTTTGTAGGTTTCATTGTTCAGGTTTAGAGCGTAGTTCCACCACCACCTAGCACAGCCAAACGCCTTTGACAAGGCTACTTGCTGCTCAGTGGTTGGATAGATTCTGACCTTAACAACATTTCTCATTTTCCAAGTTTAACACAAAAAGGATTAATGGCAAGACCGATAGATTATTGTCAATCTGCGCGGCATTGAACCGCTTGATTGACTGGCCTTTCATCCCCACCCACGAGGGGATGGGGAGTTCCCGGCAATCTTTTTAAAAGAGTGAGGCTGGTTAGACGGGCTGACGGTTATTATTGTCAGTTTGTGCTTTCTTGTGAGGTTAAAGAAGAGGTTAAACCATCAGGTAAGTGTATCGGCTTAGATGTAGGTTTAGCTTCTTTCTATACAGACCATGAGGGTAATAAAGTTGAAAATCCTAAATTCTTGAGCAAGTCAGAGAAACGATTGAAACGACTTCAAAGACGATTATCTAAAAAGAAAAAAGGGAGTAGAAATCGTCAAAAAGCACGAGCAAGATTAGCGAAGGCTCATCTTAAAATAAGTAGGCAACGTAAAGACTTTGCTGTGAAGTTAGCAAGGTGCGTAGTTCACTCTAACGATGTGATAGCCTACGAATATTTAAGAGTCAAGAACTTAGTCAACCATCAGCTTGTTGAGGATTGCGCTGTTTTAGCCATTCGTAATGGGTTTCAATGTCTTGTTCAGCAGTACGAGCTAATCTAACCTGAAATACCATGTTTTTCTGCCATAGCATTTTGGAATTCACTCAAATATCTTGTGTGTCCAGCCTCAATATCGGCAAGACCGGATTTAATCCCGGCAAGGGTTTCTAGATATTCAATTTTATCCAAGAGTTTTTGATAGGTTTCGGCGGTTTGAATGACTAATTCAGCGTTGCCATTAACGGTGAGAATAATGGGTTGGCCGGTTGCTTTCATCTGTTCTGTGAATTGGCTGGTGTTGCGTTTGAAGTTAGAGAGTGATTGAATGTCGCGGCTGAGGTTAAGCATGATTGCACTAAATTCAATGTTAATTTGATGTTAGCATAACGCCCATGGTTTGATCAATCCGGACGACAAACGCACCGCTGCGGGGTGGGGTAGTTCACGTTGATTCTTTGATAAGCATCGTCATTAAACGTCGTAGTTGACCTGCCTCTTTCCGTGAACGATATCGTTGTTGAGCTTCAACCAAAATGGCGTTCAGCAGTGAGGGGTTTTCGGCTGCCACCTGCCACGCGGCCTCAATGAATACTTCTAGGGTAATTTTGGAGTCTTTACAAAAATGAGTCAGTGCTTGGTCGATGGGGTCTTCTAAAACAACGGCAGAACGTCGCCGCATCTTGGGGAATCGGGCTAATTTGGCTTGGAGTTCGGCTAAGGTGTTCTCGGTTCGCAAAGTGTTCTGTTCGCCAAGTGTCTGGGAAGGAGGGGGAGAGATGGGGGCATTTGTGGGGGGAGGGGCGGTGTCTTGAATGAGGGTATCTTCCCGTTGGGGAACAATGGTTCGTTGACGTTTTTGGCGGAGTTCGTTCAGTAGATTATCAGACATGGCTGGGTTCTCCTAGCTGTTGGACAAGGCTTTCAATTAAGAGACTAAAGGGATATTCAAGGTCGCTATAGCCGAGGTCGGTTAAGGTTTGGCGGCGATTAATGGCCTGTTTATAGCGTTCAGATTCCCGAATGGAGGGCAACATCAGGTTTTTGCCGACTTCTTCGGTCATGGCTTCCACGGCCAGACGGCTTTCGGTGCTTTGATTGTTGCCAATCCAACGATCTCGGAAGGGTATAACGCCTAGGACTTGGGCTTGGGTGGCTCGTACATTCTGCATGGACTTTAAAAGGTCTAATGTCCGCACTAGGGAACCATAGCCTTTGAGGGAAGCTTCGGCGGGAATGATTAAACTATTGGCGGCACCGAGGACGGTTAGACAAATTTGGGAACGCTGGGGAGGAGAATCAATAACACAGACTTTAAAGGTGGAGGTCAGGGGTTCTAGACGGTGTTTGAGTAGGGTGGCTCCTACTCCACTACTGGCTAAATAGTCCACGACTCCATCGAGTTGGTCATCGGCGGGGATGAGAAACAGGTTGTCTTCTCCGGTGACAGGGTAGATGGCTTCTTGTAATTCGACGGATTGTTTGATGAACTCTAACAACATTGGCTCGTTGGGTTTGAGTTCTAGACCTAAGTAGGTGGTTAGGTTGTGTTGGGGGTCAGCATCAATCAGTAAGGTGGGATAGCCCAGTTGGGCGAGTTTACGCCCTAAAAACAGAGTGGCTGTGGTTTTACCTTGTCCTCCTGAAAGGGAGGCGACCGCAAGGGTTAGCATCATTTAAGGCTTTTGGTGGAAAGATAAAATCTATTATAGCTAAAAAGCGTCTTAGGTTAATTTACTAATTTAGTAAAGGCTAAAAAGCTAAAAAGCTAATTTTATGATTTGTATAAATTGGCTAAAGGAGAGATGCGGCTAAAAGTCTTGCGCTGTATGGGTTAGCGCATTTTCCTGTCGGGGAAGGTGTCGCTATTTTTGCTCAAATAATGTCCGATAACGGGAAGCGAGTTGTTTAATCTCAAAGCTTTGTTCAGCTTTCTGGCGGGCGTGGTGGGAGAGTTGAGCATAACGTTCCCCATCGGCTAAAACCCAAGCAATGCCTTGGGCGAGGTCTTCGACGGCGTAGGGGGTGGCTAAATAACCATTTTGCTGGTGATCTACAATATCTTTTAACCCGGTAGCGTTAAAGGCTACAACGGGAGTCCCACAGGCTAACGCTTCAGAGGCGGTTTGTCCAAAGGCTTCCTGACGGGAGGGGACTACCATCACGTCGGCGGCGGAGTAGATGAGGGCGAGGGTGAGATCATCACTCAATGTCCCAAGATAGTGGGCTTTAAAGGGGATGGTGAGGTCTGAGGATTCAGACCCAAAAATCAGGAGTTCAAGGGAATCTAGGGGGAGTTGAGGCTTTTGGGTGGTGAGGTGTTGGAGGGCGGCGAGGAGGAGGTCAAATCCTTTGCGTGGATCTGAGGTGGCGGCGATCGCACCAAATAAAACCAAAGACCGATCTAAGGGTAGATTGAGCAAAGAACGGGCAGTATTACGGTCAATGGGGCGATAGACCGTTAAATCTAAACCACAGGGGATGATATGCAGGGGATAATGAGATAATAGAGAACTGGCTTTAATGCAGTCCGCCATCCAAGTGCTGGAGGCAATCAGTGTTAAGTTAAGCCCTCGCCAAGCGTTTGCCTTCCGTTGCCAGATGCGACGGGAAAGATCCCGTTCCCGTTGACTCTGGAGTTGAGGACAGTGACCGCATTGTTGAGTATAGCGATCGCAATCCTCACTATAATGACAGCCCCCGGTGAAGGGCCACATATCATGGAATGTCCAAAATAGGGGTTTTTTGAACTGAGCTAAAGTTTCAATGCGCAGAAAACCATTACAAACCCAGTGCAGATGAATTAAATCTGGGTTAAGCTGGGCAACAGTAGAGGCGATCGCATCGGGAAACCATTGGGGGGAGAATAATAGACCCGGCCGTTGGGGGTAGGAACGCAAAGGAACACTATTGAGGGGAGGCCCCAGTTTTGTTAAGAGATGACGTTCTGCTTTCACCGTCGGATCTCGACTCAACTTAGCCCGGACGAGCATTTGAGACTCCTGACCGATCTGATGGAAACCCCGATGCAAGCGATAGGTAGCCCTTGCCGCCCCCCCTTCTAAATCAGAGGTACTGAGCATTAAAATTTTCATCAAAAAACCTCCGAGATACCGCCACCTCGCGTAAGGTGGGAGAGCTTCATAAAAACCTCCAAGAAACCGCATCCCCTTGTGGGTGCGGAGGGACAAAAGTGTTTGCTGTGTGAACGATGTCCCCAAAGCCAACAATAGGTTGTCGGCTCACCACCAGTCCGTTAGCTCTAGCTAAAAGCTGAACTTTGGACGCAGTAAACTGACCAATTCGCTTCCAGTTCGCATCGCTGACAGAAACCTTTTTTTGAGTGTCGCCACTTACCCAACCAACATAAACTCGACCTGCCATTTCAGCTTTAACAACATCACCTTTTCTGACTCCATGGCGTGTTGTAGTTCCGCCGTATTTACGGCGTATACCACCTTGGGCTGGAACCATCAAATGCAGTTGCCTGCGAGAAATTGGAGGTCTACGAATCACCCTGAAAACGGATGGCGTTAGGACAACTGAACCTGTCCAAGTATGACCGCGAGTGTTGGCCGTGTGAAACTGTTCGTATTTGACCAACTCAGAGCAAGCTAAAGCCAAGCCATCAACAGCATGGCTTTCAGGGGTTTGAGCCGATTTGTCCTTTGACTTAACTAATCCTAATTGAGTTCTGAGATTGGCGGTTTTGTAGCCGAATTGTGTTTCAACCGGGGCTAATTTTGACAACCATCCCAGCATCACTTTTTGACCCACCATTACAGGAGAAAAGGATTTTGAACCATTTGCCTTCACATATTCGTAGACAATCTTACTGACTGGAAACAGACGGCATAGCTCAGTCGCTACTCGCAATTCAAGCTGTCGGTTAGCCCGGATACTGGGAGGCAACTTGTTCTGTCTGCGGTTGTTAAATCGCTTTTGACGATGGGCGCGTTTGGAGTAATCAACCTGGCGGTTAATTCTCCGTCCTCTGCGTCCGCGTCGCATCATACGGCGTTGCTCCATCCGGTCTTTGACAGTTTGAAACGGTAGAATCAGGTGAGCTAAAAACAGAGTAGCTTTCGCCGACTGTACGCCCACACCTGAATACAGCTTCCCGGGGTCAACCCCAACCGCAATAGATTGAGTATCTTCCCCAGAAGGCTGCTTAGTCAATTGGACGTAAAACACGCTCAAATCTGACCATTTGCCCACTGCCAATCCATCCCGAATCCAGCGACGGGCGCGACTTGGTTTAGTTGGCATTAACGGCTTGCCGTCAGGTGATAGAACTGGAACTCGTAGCATTGTGATAAACCTCTTTCGAGTTTGAGTCTCTTCGCCCACCGAACTCAACATGGCTTGGCTTTCCCAACGTCTCTAGCTAGGAGACTTGCAGATAAATCCGGTCTAGAGAAGCAACCGGAAGTGCGTAGCAGAGTTCGGCTCAATGGGCTAGTCAATTCTTAGTTGGAACCTAGCTATTCCAAGCCCCATCCCCTTGTGGGTGGGGTAATTGACAATTAGGGATGGCTACAATCTGTGTATGCAAGAACAATTCGCATCCAATCCGCCATGAAACCAATATTCCCCTTATACGATACAGACTACCAACTTTGGCTAGAACAAACCATTACCATCCTGCGCCTTGGACTAACTACCGTGGGACACACGGGAAGTTATACGCTTGGGGAGATTGGGACACTGGCTGGGTTGGAGCAATCCTGCTCAGTAAAGTCTGGTCGATGAACCAAGAATCCCCGTCGCGTGACTCGCGGGGAGTGTCAAGAAATTAAGTGCTATTCAGTAGAGGGTTTTGAGCTAATGACAGTTGTGCGATTTCCTTGGGATGAATTTCCATCAGTATGGATTCACGCCCCAGAATTAGCGGTGAAAAAGCATTTTGCTTACCATTCGGCTAAATCAGGAGACCCTAATGCTGCATATCAGTTGGTTAATGAGATGCTTTCAGAACAAGTAGTAGAACAGTTAGCATCTACATTTGCAGGCATCCCGATGATATTAGTTTCAGCCCACGCCATTGAAAATATTGGGGTGAATGCGATTCCTGAAGTATTAGCCAATTGCCTAGCTCAGAAATTACATTGGCGGGCAGATAGCGCCATCGTTCAAACCAATATTGTCGCCCATACCGGTGCCGATGGTTTTTCTCGGCTTGCCCGACAAGCTAAGTTTGAAGGAGCAGTTATCCCAGACCAATGTTATCTTTTAGTGGATGACTTTGTAGGACAAGGTGGCACTCTCGCCAACCTCCGCTCTCATATTATTCAGCGTGCAGGAAAGGTCATGGGTGCAACGGTCTTAACAGGCAAACCCTATTCAGCAAATCTTGCTTTAACAGAGTCAACTCTTAATGCACTGAGGTTAAAACATGGATGCGAACTTGAACAATGGTGGCAAAACCGATTCGGCTTCACCTTTGACTGCCTTACAGAGTCTGAAGCACGTTACTTGCTCAAAACCCCGACCCCTGACCGAATCCGAGATAAAATTGCTCAGGCAGAGCAAAGTTGAAATCGCCATGCGAGTGAATGAGCTTTTGGAGGTGAACTACCCCACCCTGCCGTTGGAGGATGGGGCTTCCTGATTCAATGGGAAGTGCTTTCTCTACCGAAATATAGCGAGTCTTATCTTCCCGACCCAGGCAGAAGTCCTAGTTCCTAAGACCCAAGTTTTCTCTGGCAACACAGCCCTTTTTAGCTTGGTTTTCGCTTTGGGAGTTAGTGGTCAAGATATATTTATCTTAGCTTTGAGTAAATTTTTTGTTACTAGGAAGCACCTCGAAAGAAGGCTCGCACTCTAATCTTTGATTGAGCGGCGGGAGGATGTCAGCCATTGCCAAAGACCGTATGAACTACTTTTTTAAGATATCCATTTTAACAGTAGGTGGATGGATTATGCTCAATTCCAGTGGGTCTAATTCCACCCTAGCCTCCCTTCTGGGGGATAGTTTGTTCGTGAAACGTTGCGTAGCAAATGGGGGGCAAACTCTCCCCTGTTCCCCGTTCCCCGTTCCCCGTTCCCTTTTTAAGGAATTCGCCCCCCCACAATTCCTGATGAGCCAAGCGACCTCAGAATTACGGGTCGGAGTGGGAGATCGCCTAGGTATTCAATTCTTAACTGCACCCCAATATAGCACTGAAGCTATTCTTCAACCAATGGGTAGTATTGAACTCATTGGCATAGGCAACCTATTTATCTTAGGCATGACCCTTGAACAGGTCGAGGAAGCGATCGCCCAAGTCTATCAAAGCGCCCAACTGTTAGATAATCCCCCGGTGAGTGTCACCCTGTTGGAACGCCCTCGTGCAACGGTTCAGGCCTTTCCTCTCACCAACGACCCCGTACCCACCCCCCCCCACGCTGAAGATCCCTACACATTAGGAGCAGGAGATCAGATCAGCATTGAAATTTTCCAGGTTCCCCAATACAGTGGACAGCACGAAATTCTCGTTAATGGCATGGTCAACTTACCCCAAGTGGGATCTCTTTCCCTGCAAGGAATGACCCTAGAAGAAGCGAGTCGGGCGATCGCCAACGCCTACGAAAATCGCCGTATCCTGCGATCGCCCCAAGTGACCGTCCGTCTCCTCAACACCCGTTCCGTGCGCGTCAGTTTAGCCGGAGAAGTCAACCGTCCCGGTTCTTATACTATGGAACGTCAAGGGTCATTATTCCCCACCCTCACCCAAGCCCTCAACACGGCCGGAGGGATTACCCAACTGGCTGACCTGGGCGCTGTAGAAATCCGTCGTCCTCAACGGAATGCCCCCGACAAAATTATTCGCGCCGATTTGTGGGACTTTGTACAACAGGGAAACCGCGCCAATGACCCCACCCTGCGGGATGGTGATACGATCTTTCTCCCCACCGTCAGCGAAACCAACTTAGCCCAAATGTCCCGCATTCCCACTATTAGCTTTAACGCCAACGCTGAACGCCCCCTAAACATCGTAGTGATTGGGGAAGTCTTTCGCCCCGGCCCCTACACCGTCACCGGGGCAGCCCGTACTGGGGCAGCCGGACTCCCCGGAGGAGGAGGTATGAGTGGAGTTCCTCCCACCGTCACGCGGGCGATTCAGGTGGCCGGGGGAATTAAACCCCAAGCGGATATCCGCCGCATCCAGATTCGGCGACGCACCAACTTAGAAGAGGAACGGATTGTCGAGGTGAATCTCTGGGAATTACTACGGGCTGGAGATTCCTTACAGGATGTCGTCCTCCAAGAAGGGGACACCGTTTTTGTTCCCCTTGCCCCAGAATTAAACCCCGAAGAAGCCATTCAAATCGCCGAGGCGAGTTTCTCCCCCGATACCATTGGCGTGCGTGTTGTGGGGGAAATTCGGGGCAATGGGGCCTTGAGAATCCCCCCCAATACCCCCTTAAATCAGGCCATTGTCGAAGCGGGAGGGTTTAATATAAGAGCGCACACCCGTTCTGTGGAATTAGTGCGGTTAAATCCCAACGGGACTGTCACGCGGCGCACCATTGACATTGATTTTGGCGCTCCCATTAACGACGACAACAACCCCGCCCTGCGCAATAATGATGTGATTTTAGTCCGTCGTTCTACACTGGCCAGCATTTCGGATACCTTATCGGAAATTACCCGCCCGTTGGATCAGACGTTGGGGTTATTTCTCTTTCCCCTACGGATTTTTAATATTTTCAACTAGGGCCGTGTGTTCACTTCGTGACGCTCCGCGTTCGCGCAGCGTTGCGCAGCAAACGCGAAGCGTTGCGTAGCAATTGAATTGGGCGAGTTTAGCCTGCATGGTGTAGTCTCTTTGAACCCGTTGCTGGGCTGCTTCTCCTAGGGCTTGACGCTGCTGGGGGTTTTGGGCGACTGTTGTAATAGCTTGGGCTAGATCCGCGATCGCCTGCCTTGGAGAAACAGCCGGAATTTTATACCCCGTCTCCGGTGTCACCAATAAACCTGGCCCCCCTAAATCCAAGCAAATCACCGGACACCCCACCGCCATTGCTTCTAAACAAACCATCCCCCCCGACTCATGCAAACTGGGGTGAAGCAGAGCCAATCCCTGCTGAAGCAGTGAGAGAACTTCCCCTCGGGGGAGTTTCCCGCAGAATTTAACCCGTTCCCCTAAACCAAAAGTGTGGGCTAAGGTGAGTAGGCGCTCTTTCTCCGGTCCCTCCCCAATCAGCCAATATTCAATAGTCTCAGGAATATCCGCTCTAGCAAACGCTTCTAGCCCTAAATGAAAGCCCTTCCAGTGCAACAAACGACCAATACTGAGGATAACCCGCCCCCCAGATTCCTCAACCCCCCGTTCCCTTAGTTCAAACTCAGCCCCAGATAACGCCAACTGGGAGAGAACTTCCACCCGTTTCGCCCCTAAAGCGCGTAGACGTTGGGCAGTTTGTTCCGTCGTCGCAAACGCTATTTCACTGCGCTGGGCGGTTAATTTAACAAAAGGGTCTAATTCTCCCAGGCCACGGGCAACATCTCGCAACAGTTCATAAAATTGACCCCGTAGACTAAACGTAGACCGAAAACCCGCCGGAGTCACCTCACCCCCACCCACTGGCCCCCAAATAAACGGCACAGGTAACAAGGCCAAAAAGCTGGGACTCCAATACTTCACATAGGTAACATGATGAATACAATCCCAACCCACTTGGGAGTAGAGTTGGCGCACCTGCTGATAGGCCAGAATTTGCCAGTAGTAATAATGCAAATGAACCAGCTTCCGTTGTAATTGAAGCGGTTGGAGGAAGGGAGGGAGATCACAATATAACACCGTCAAACCCGGACAAGGCTGCTCCTCCAAAGCGGCCGTAATCGCCGGACGATTGCTTTCCCGCGTCAGAATCCACACCTGATGCTGTTGGACTAACCCTTGAGCTAAATTCCAACCAATGGCAGGTTCTGACCCCTCTCCGGGGCGACAAGCATAGGCAGAGAGCAGAATTTTCAATGGTCTGGAGGTAGACATAGAGTTTCAGCGA
Proteins encoded in this window:
- a CDS encoding glycosyltransferase family 4 protein, which codes for MSTSRPLKILLSAYACRPGEGSEPAIGWNLAQGLVQQHQVWILTRESNRPAITAALEEQPCPGLTVLYCDLPPFLQPLQLQRKLVHLHYYYWQILAYQQVRQLYSQVGWDCIHHVTYVKYWSPSFLALLPVPFIWGPVGGGEVTPAGFRSTFSLRGQFYELLRDVARGLGELDPFVKLTAQRSEIAFATTEQTAQRLRALGAKRVEVLSQLALSGAEFELRERGVEESGGRVILSIGRLLHWKGFHLGLEAFARADIPETIEYWLIGEGPEKERLLTLAHTFGLGERVKFCGKLPRGEVLSLLQQGLALLHPSLHESGGMVCLEAMAVGCPVICLDLGGPGLLVTPETGYKIPAVSPRQAIADLAQAITTVAQNPQQRQALGEAAQQRVQRDYTMQAKLAQFNCYATLRVCCATLRERGASRSEHTALVENIKNP
- a CDS encoding polysaccharide biosynthesis/export family protein, coding for MLNSSGSNSTLASLLGDSLFVKRCVANGGQTLPCSPFPVPRSLFKEFAPPQFLMSQATSELRVGVGDRLGIQFLTAPQYSTEAILQPMGSIELIGIGNLFILGMTLEQVEEAIAQVYQSAQLLDNPPVSVTLLERPRATVQAFPLTNDPVPTPPHAEDPYTLGAGDQISIEIFQVPQYSGQHEILVNGMVNLPQVGSLSLQGMTLEEASRAIANAYENRRILRSPQVTVRLLNTRSVRVSLAGEVNRPGSYTMERQGSLFPTLTQALNTAGGITQLADLGAVEIRRPQRNAPDKIIRADLWDFVQQGNRANDPTLRDGDTIFLPTVSETNLAQMSRIPTISFNANAERPLNIVVIGEVFRPGPYTVTGAARTGAAGLPGGGGMSGVPPTVTRAIQVAGGIKPQADIRRIQIRRRTNLEEERIVEVNLWELLRAGDSLQDVVLQEGDTVFVPLAPELNPEEAIQIAEASFSPDTIGVRVVGEIRGNGALRIPPNTPLNQAIVEAGGFNIRAHTRSVELVRLNPNGTVTRRTIDIDFGAPINDDNNPALRNNDVILVRRSTLASISDTLSEITRPLDQTLGLFLFPLRIFNIFN
- the psbA gene encoding photosystem II q(b) protein — protein: MTTTIQQRESANVWERFCQWVTSTNNRLYIGWFGVLMIPTLLTATTCFIIAFIAAPPVDIDGIREPVAGSLLYGNNIISGAVVPSSNAIGLHFYPIWEAASLDEWLYNGGPYQLVIFHFLIGVFCYLGRQWELSYRLGMRPWICVAYSAPVSAATAVFLIYPMGQGSFSDGMPLGISGTFNFMLVFQAEHNILMHPFHMLGVAGVFGGALFSAMHGSLVTSSLVRETTETESQNYGYKFGQEEETYNIVAAHGYFGRLIFQYASFNNSRALHFFLAAWPVVGIWFTALGVSTMAFNLNGFNFNQSILDSQGRVINTWADILNRANLGFEVMHERNAHNFPLDLASGEAAPVALTAPQING
- a CDS encoding glycosyltransferase family 4 protein, whose translation is MKILMLSTSDLEGGAARATYRLHRGFHQIGQESQMLVRAKLSRDPTVKAERHLLTKLGPPLNSVPLRSYPQRPGLLFSPQWFPDAIASTVAQLNPDLIHLHWVCNGFLRIETLAQFKKPLFWTFHDMWPFTGGCHYSEDCDRYTQQCGHCPQLQSQRERDLSRRIWQRKANAWRGLNLTLIASSTWMADCIKASSLLSHYPLHIIPCGLDLTVYRPIDRNTARSLLNLPLDRSLVLFGAIAATSDPRKGFDLLLAALQHLTTQKPQLPLDSLELLIFGSESSDLTIPFKAHYLGTLSDDLTLALIYSAADVMVVPSRQEAFGQTASEALACGTPVVAFNATGLKDIVDHQQNGYLATPYAVEDLAQGIAWVLADGERYAQLSHHARQKAEQSFEIKQLASRYRTLFEQK
- a CDS encoding type II toxin-antitoxin system Phd/YefM family antitoxin, whose amino-acid sequence is MLNLSRDIQSLSNFKRNTSQFTEQMKATGQPIILTVNGNAELVIQTAETYQKLLDKIEYLETLAGIKSGLADIEAGHTRYLSEFQNAMAEKHGISG
- a CDS encoding RRXRR domain-containing protein gives rise to the protein MLSSVGEETQTRKRFITMLRVPVLSPDGKPLMPTKPSRARRWIRDGLAVGKWSDLSVFYVQLTKQPSGEDTQSIAVGVDPGKLYSGVGVQSAKATLFLAHLILPFQTVKDRMEQRRMMRRGRRGRRINRQVDYSKRAHRQKRFNNRRQNKLPPSIRANRQLELRVATELCRLFPVSKIVYEYVKANGSKSFSPVMVGQKVMLGWLSKLAPVETQFGYKTANLRTQLGLVKSKDKSAQTPESHAVDGLALACSELVKYEQFHTANTRGHTWTGSVVLTPSVFRVIRRPPISRRQLHLMVPAQGGIRRKYGGTTTRHGVRKGDVVKAEMAGRVYVGWVSGDTQKKVSVSDANWKRIGQFTASKVQLLARANGLVVSRQPIVGFGDIVHTANTFVPPHPQGDAVSWRFL
- a CDS encoding ParA family protein — encoded protein: MLTLAVASLSGGQGKTTATLFLGRKLAQLGYPTLLIDADPQHNLTTYLGLELKPNEPMLLEFIKQSVELQEAIYPVTGEDNLFLIPADDQLDGVVDYLASSGVGATLLKHRLEPLTSTFKVCVIDSPPQRSQICLTVLGAANSLIIPAEASLKGYGSLVRTLDLLKSMQNVRATQAQVLGVIPFRDRWIGNNQSTESRLAVEAMTEEVGKNLMLPSIRESERYKQAINRRQTLTDLGYSDLEYPFSLLIESLVQQLGEPSHV
- a CDS encoding phosphoribosyltransferase; the encoded protein is MTVVRFPWDEFPSVWIHAPELAVKKHFAYHSAKSGDPNAAYQLVNEMLSEQVVEQLASTFAGIPMILVSAHAIENIGVNAIPEVLANCLAQKLHWRADSAIVQTNIVAHTGADGFSRLARQAKFEGAVIPDQCYLLVDDFVGQGGTLANLRSHIIQRAGKVMGATVLTGKPYSANLALTESTLNALRLKHGCELEQWWQNRFGFTFDCLTESEARYLLKTPTPDRIRDKIAQAEQS